GCCGATCAAATACGCTATCCTGCCGCAGCACCTGGAGGGCGATGAAGTACTAGGCGGCACGGGGCTTGTGGAGGCCGGGACCTACATCGGCATCCTTGCCGGCACCCTGCTTGGCGGAGTTCTGGTCCTGCAAAACCCGGATGGCAGCTTTCACGCGGAATGGGGAGCGCTTGCCGTGATTCTCGTCGCTGTCGTGGGCCGTGTGACAGGACACTTTGTCCCTCCTGCCCCGCCGGATCCCGAAGCCCCGTCGTTTCATTTCGACTGGCACATTGTCCGCGCCTCTATCCGGTTGGTCAGCGCGACCTTGCATATTCCCCGACTGTTCCTGGCGATCATCGCGATCAGCTTCTTCTGGGCCATGGGTGCGGTCCTCGCCGCCCAGTTCCCGCCGCTAGTCAAGAACGCCATCGGCGCCGACCAGACTGTCGCCACGCTCTTTCTCGGCACCTTCTCGATCGGCGTGGCAGCCGGCTCCATCGCCGTGAACCGGCTGCTTGGCGGACAGGTCTCGGCAAAATTCTCGCCGGCGTCGGCGCTATTGATGGGTCTCTTCGTGCTCGATCTCTACCGCCGGGTGAAATACTGGCCGGCTGATCCCGACGCGCTTCGCGATCTGAGCGCATTCTTGGCGATGGACGGCAGCTGGATGATCGTCCTTGATTTGCTTGGCGTTGCGGTGGCGGGCGGAATGTTCGTCGTGCCGCTCTATGCCTTCCTGACTACCACCGTACCCAAGGCAGAAACCGCGCGGACGATCGCCGCCAACAACATCGTCAATTCAGGTCTGATGGTGGCGGCAACCCTGATCCTGACAGTGGCAGTCCAGCTTGGCGTAACCGTAGCAGACAGCCTGCTAATCGTCGCCGCCGCCAGCACCATTGCCGCATGGCTTGGCTGGAAACTTCATCTGGCTTGCGATTGAGCAACACAGCCGAGCGTTAGGGAAGCTTCGCACAGCAAAGGTGAACTAACGTCGAAGAGACTGCGAATGCCGGCCAGCCTTGAGAAGCGAAGACTGACGGCGCGGATTCACTCAGCGCCGGCAACCCTGCAGGCCAAGTATGTCATCGGAGCCGAACGTTTCCGAGACGGTTAGGCCAAGTAGACTGACATAAAAGTCAGCCCACCAAGGAAGAACATTGCGAACAGCTTTGCGTCCTCTAAAAGACTACTCGGCGTCTCAGCAACACCCTGACCATCTACGTATGGCGTCCTTCGCCCGAAAGCGAATGGATGCCTGCGCTGCCATGACCTCACGGTAACCATAAAAACCTTAATGCCGTTTTTACCATGTCTTTCAACCAGGCATGACGGCACACGGTTCCTGCCGTCCCTAAGCGGGACGCGGCGACAATCTCCTTATCAGTAAGCTGTTTTAGTTCGCGCGGCGGGCACGGTCGGGTAAGGCGGCCGGGGCCTCGCGTTCGATCAGCTGTTCCGCCTGGCTGGCGGTCATCGGCTTGCCGAAATACCAGCCTTGGCCGAGCGCGCAGCCGTAGCCAAGGACCGTCGTATGGGTCGGTGCATCCTCGATCCCCTCGACGATGACCGGTACCTTAATGGCATGGGCAAGGTCGGTCACGGCGCGGACGATCGCGGCGCATTCGGCGTTCGTCGTCACGGATGAGGTGAAGCTACGATCGATCTTGATCACGTCGAACGGCAGCGAACGCAGGTGCGCGAGCGAAGAGAAGCCGGTACCGAAATCGTCAAGCGCCAGCCGAATTCCCTGGTTCTTAAGGCTCGCAGTGATCGAACGCGCAAGCTCGAGGTCGGCGAACAGCGAGCTCTCGGTAATCTCGACGATTAGCCGCTCGGCCGGGAAACCGGATTCGGCGAGAAGCCGCATCAACCGCTGCGCCAGCCACGGGTCGGCGAGCTGCGACGGGGAAATATTAACCGATATGCTGAGGTTCGAATCCCACTTGCTTGCCGATTGCAGGGCAACGGCGATGACCTGCTCGGACAGGCGGCTGATCAGCCCATGCTCCTCGGCCACCGGAATGAAGACTTCGGGCAGGATGATGCCGCTTAGCGGATGATTCCACCGCGCGAGAACCTCGAAGCCGATGATGTTACCGGTCGCAAGGTCAACCTGCGGCTCAAAGAACGGCAGGAATTGCTGATGCTCGAGAGCGTAGCGGATGCCCTGCTCGATCTCGACATGCGCAAGCAGCGCCCGTTCCATGCCCTGGTCAAAGGAAACTGGGCGTGCCGACCGGCCGCTCCGTGCACGGTCAAGCGCGATGTCCGCCCGGCGGAGCAGATCGGGCAATGGCGATTCCTTCGGGTCGCCGACGGCGATACCCGCATAGGCGCCAACCTGAAGCATCTTGCCATTGATATCGAACGGTGATGTGACCCGCCGAAGCAAGTCGGTCGCCATTTGCTCCGCCGTGCCCGAATCGCCCGCTTTGATTCCGAAAGCGACCGCGAACTCGTCTCCGTTGAGGCGAGCGGCAATTGCATCTTTCGGAGCGATTTCGGTGATCGCGGCGGCGATCCGGCGGAGCATGCCGTCACCGGTTTCGTAGCCGTGGCGGTCGTTGATCGCCTTGAATCGGTGGAGCTGGATGGAGATCACGGCCATCCAACGCTCGGCCTCGTCGAGTTCCTGGCGCAGTTCCAGGCCCCGGTCGGCAAGGCCCTTGCGATTGGCGAGGCGCGTCACGACGTCGCTCGAGGCAAGCTCGGCCGCCCGACGTTCCGCCTCGACCCGCCGTTCGTTGTCGTGCTGGATGTCGGCGAGGCGCCTGAGGCCGGCAATGATGAGCGCGACATTGAGCATCACCATGATGAGGTTCAGCTTGGCACTCTCACCCGCCCAGCGCTCGGCGCTTGCCAGGAAATTGGTGCCATTGAGGATCAGCAGGAGCGTGGCGCCGATTAAAATCACCGACACCAGCAGCTCCAGCTGCGACCGGCCTCCCTGGACCGGCGGCGATCCGAAGACCCCGCTTCTACGCAATTTCAATCCCACGAGGGACGAATTACCAGACAGGCTTTAACAAATTCTGTTGTTCTGAAGTAATCGTGCGGACGGCGGGACTCGAACCCGCACGCCCTTACGGGCAGAAGATTTTAAGTCTCCAGCGTCTACCGGTTCCGCCACGTCCGCACGAGCTGGATTCCAACCGTCATTTCCGACCGGCGGTCAAGTCCTTTGCTAGGGCAGCTCGCGGTTGGGGGCGCCCGCTGCGCGGTTATTCCGCGGTGACCTCACCAAGGTTCAGCCGCTCGCGCATTTCCTTGCCAGGCTTGAAATAGGGAACGCGCTTGGCCTTGACGTCCACCGCTTCGCCGGTGCGCGGATTGCGGCCGACGCGGGCATCGCGCTGGCGGGTCGAGAAGGCGCCGAAGCCGCGAAGCTCGACACGGCCGCCATCGGCCAGTTGCTCGGTAATACTGTCGAACAAAGCGGTGACGACCAGCTCTATCTCGCGCTGCGTCAAATCCGGAAAGTCCCCGCACAGTTTCTGGACGAGTTCGGACCTGATCATATTAATTGCTCCCCCCCGGGATCTGAGTCGTGCCGGGCCCTTCCCCGCATTTGGCCCAGCGGTTTCCGATGCTTGCTGTCAGCAAAATCGCCGTGGTGCAAGCACTTCCCTGTTACCGTTCAACGAAAAAGGGCGCGACTGGCAAGGCCGGCCGCGCCCCATTTCGTGACACTTCGATTAGGCTCAGGCCTCCGAAGCCGGCTCTTCTGCCACGACTTCTTCCGCCGGCACTTCAGCCTCGGCCTCGGCCTCGGCCTTCTTGGACTTTTTCGCAGGCTTGGCTTCAGCTTCCTCGGCGTCAGCCTTCTTTGCCTTGGCCGGCTTGGCCTCGGCGTCGTCGGCCTTCTTCGCCTTGCCGGCCGGCTTGGTGCCGGCTTCCTTCAAGGCTGCGCCAAGGATGTCGCCAAGCGACGCGCCGCTGTCGGACGAGCCGTACTGCGCAACCGCCTGCTTCTCCTCGGCGATCTGAAGTGCCTTGATCGAGAAGTTCGGCTTCTTCGACCGGTCGAAACCGGTGACGAGCGCGTCGAACTTCTGGCCAACCTGGAAGCGCTCCGGACGTTGCTCGTCGCGGTCGCGGCCAAGGTCCGTGCGCTTGATGAAGCCGCTTGCTCCATCGTCGCCAATCTGGACTTCCAGCCCGCCATCGCGAACCTCGAGGACGGTGACCGTGACCGTGTCGCCCTTGTTCGCGCCAGCGCCGGCGCCAGTGCCGCCCTTGGCGACACCGCCCCGCTCAAGCTGCTTCATGCCAAGGCTGATCCGCTCACGCTCGACGTCCACTTCCAGAACGACTGCCTTCACCATCTCGCCCTTGCGGTGGAGGTGAAGAGCGTCCTCGCCGGAGATGCCCCATGCGATGTCCGACATGTGCACCATGCCGTCGACGTCGCCCGGAAGACCGATGAACAGGCCGAACTCGGTCGAGTTCTTGACCTCGCCCTCGACCTCGGTTCCGACCGGATACTTCTCTGCGAAGTCCGCCCACGGATTCGCCTGGGCCTGCTTGAGGCCAAGCGAAATCCGGCGCTTTTCCTGATCGACTTCCAGCACCTTCACTTCGACTTCCTGGCTGGTCGAGACGATCTTGCCCGGATGGACGTTCTTCTTGGTCCAGCTCATTTCGGAAACGTGGACCAGGCCTTCGATGCCTGGCTCCAGTTCCACGAAAGCGCCATACTCGGTGATGTTGGTCACGCGGCCGGTGAAAGTACCGTCGATCGGGTACTTGGCGGCGGCGCCTTCCCACGGGTCGGCTTCCAGCTGCTTCATGCCAAGGCTGATTCGCTGGGTATCGCGGTTGATGCGGATGATCTGCACCTTCACCGTATCGCCGATGTTGATGATCTCGCCCGGGTGGTTGACGCGCTTGTAGCTGATGTCGGTGACGTGCAGCAGGCCGTCGATCCCGCCGAGGTCGACGAACGCACCGTAATCGGTGATGTTCTTGACGACGCCCTCGATCACCTGGCCCTCGGCCAGACTCTGGATGAGGCCGCTGCGCTGTTCGGCGCGGGTCTCTTCTAGGATGGCGCGGCGCGACACGACGATGTTGCCGCGGCGGCGGTCCATCTTCAGGATCTGGAACGGCTGGGCGATGTCCATCAGCGGGGCGACGTCGCGCACCGGACGAATGTCGACCTGGCTACCCGGAAGGAACGCCACGGCGCCGCCGAGGTCGACGGTGAAGCCGCCCTTGACGCGGCCGAAGATCGTGCCGTCGACGCGGTTGCCGGCTTCATATTCCTTCTCGAGCTTGTCCCACGCGGCTTCGCGGCGAGCGCGGTCGCGGCTCAGCATCGCTTCGCCCTGAGCGTTCTCGACGCGGTCGACATAGACCTCGACGGTGTCGCCGACCTTGATCTCGGCCTTCTGGCCAGGAGCCGCGAATTCGCGAAGCGAGACGCGGCCTTCGCTCTTCAGGCCGACGTCGATGACGGCAAGGTCGTTTTCGATCGCGGTGACGGTGCCCTTGACGACGCGGCCTTCGAAGGTCTCGTTCTCGCCGCCCAAGGATTCGTTGAGCATCGCCGCGAAATCGTCGCGGCTCGGAAATGCCGTGCTGGCCATATAAAAACAGTCTCTCGAACAATGCGAAGGCCGCCAGCCGGGAACCACTCCTCGGCTTACCATCTGGCGGACTTGGCTGTGCCAAATCTGCCTTCCCCCGCCTCATGCGAAGGAAAGCGCCCTGTTCCTAGAAAGCCGTCGGCGGCGGATCGAGCCAAAGCGAGCCGCGGAGCCGGGAGCGGATGCTCAACCAACCCAACACGCTCGCCGAGGATAGACGGGCCGCCAACGCCCCTCAGGCGTCGGACGGGCGCGCCTTACTCTACAGCGCCTCTCAGAGCAAGTCGGCGGCCCGGGTGTCCGGTAAACATTCAGGGGTTGGCGCTGGCGCCGCCCGAACTCCCAAGGTTAAAGAGATGCCGGGTGGACCAGCTCGGTGGCGTGCGGGCCTGGCGGCGTTCATCTGGTCCGTGCGGCGGAAGCCGTGAACAGCCGTCGCGGCTGGCCTAATGCCCGAAGATCGGACGAACTCGCGGCGATACCGCTATTGCTGGCGCGTCGGTGGAGGTGATCGACAGGGTGAACAGCGTCAGGTCATGCTCGTCGCTGACGCGCAGGTGGAACTCGGCGGCTGTCCAGAACTTGCTGGCTGCATCGCAAAGCAATTGCCCGGCGAACCGCGCTGCCTCGCATTTTGCCTCGGTGACGCTGCCGAGGTCGACGCCGGTGTGATTGAGGTCGCCTTCGACGTGGAAATGATAGGTCGGCATGCCTCAGCGGCCCCCGAACGCAGCAGCAAGCTTGCGCTTGCTCACCACAATGTCTTGCGCGGCCGGAACGGCGCACGGGTGACGTCGCCGCCAATGAGGTGTCGTTTCAGTTTGCGGGTCATCACCTCCGCACCGTCGCTGCTCTTGCATACCAGGCGGATCCCACCGGTTGGCAATGCTTCGAGTGCGGAAATGCCGACGTCCTCAGCCTTGCAGCGGGAGATGACCATCTCCTTTTCCATGTCGACGAACAGGACCCGGTTCATGATTTCGCGCCCCGCTTGGCGGCGGCGATTGCGTCGCGCGCATTGCCGTAACGGTAGCCGCCCCAGTGGAAGGTCTGGACCGCGACACGCTCGATGCCAAGCCGCGTAAGCTCCGCTTCGTCGGCCTGGTCGAGATCGCGTGATGTCTGGCCGCTCATGCTGCCAACGCGCACGGGTCCGGCTGGGCTGCCGAGATCTGCTCAGAATAGGCATCGGCCAAGGCCAGGTGCGCGGCCTGCGATCGCTCGCATGACGCATTGTCGGCCATCAGCAGGGCAACGCCCCGGCGATGAAAGAGGTAATTGAGGTCCATTTCGGGCTCCCTACGGTAAGCGGGAGCGCACTCGGTCTCTCAGCCGCGCGATGGCCTACAAAAAACTTCTCGCGCGATGCCGTACCGATAGCATGCTTTCGGCCAATCGCCGAACTCTTTCAGGCAGGCTCGAAATTTAGATAGCGGGCGAGGCGTGCCTTAGCCCAGTGTTTCGCGCGCGCGCTCGGCTGCCTTGGCGGCCTCGTTGCGCTCCTGCATGACGTTCAA
The window above is part of the Sphingomonas sp. HDW15A genome. Proteins encoded here:
- a CDS encoding MFS transporter yields the protein MQNTVHLLRTRRFLPIFLTQFLGAFNDNLFRTSMVMLVIYGIYRDPQQEATFSAIAGGLFILPFFLLSALAGQLADERDKAVIVRIVKTAEILIMIVGAAGLLLHNVPLLLAALCAMGIHSTFFGPIKYAILPQHLEGDEVLGGTGLVEAGTYIGILAGTLLGGVLVLQNPDGSFHAEWGALAVILVAVVGRVTGHFVPPAPPDPEAPSFHFDWHIVRASIRLVSATLHIPRLFLAIIAISFFWAMGAVLAAQFPPLVKNAIGADQTVATLFLGTFSIGVAAGSIAVNRLLGGQVSAKFSPASALLMGLFVLDLYRRVKYWPADPDALRDLSAFLAMDGSWMIVLDLLGVAVAGGMFVVPLYAFLTTTVPKAETARTIAANNIVNSGLMVAATLILTVAVQLGVTVADSLLIVAAASTIAAWLGWKLHLACD
- a CDS encoding GGDEF domain-containing phosphodiesterase; protein product: MSVILIGATLLLILNGTNFLASAERWAGESAKLNLIMVMLNVALIIAGLRRLADIQHDNERRVEAERRAAELASSDVVTRLANRKGLADRGLELRQELDEAERWMAVISIQLHRFKAINDRHGYETGDGMLRRIAAAITEIAPKDAIAARLNGDEFAVAFGIKAGDSGTAEQMATDLLRRVTSPFDINGKMLQVGAYAGIAVGDPKESPLPDLLRRADIALDRARSGRSARPVSFDQGMERALLAHVEIEQGIRYALEHQQFLPFFEPQVDLATGNIIGFEVLARWNHPLSGIILPEVFIPVAEEHGLISRLSEQVIAVALQSASKWDSNLSISVNISPSQLADPWLAQRLMRLLAESGFPAERLIVEITESSLFADLELARSITASLKNQGIRLALDDFGTGFSSLAHLRSLPFDVIKIDRSFTSSVTTNAECAAIVRAVTDLAHAIKVPVIVEGIEDAPTHTTVLGYGCALGQGWYFGKPMTASQAEQLIEREAPAALPDRARRAN
- a CDS encoding integration host factor subunit beta, with amino-acid sequence MIRSELVQKLCGDFPDLTQREIELVVTALFDSITEQLADGGRVELRGFGAFSTRQRDARVGRNPRTGEAVDVKAKRVPYFKPGKEMRERLNLGEVTAE